The sequence TCTCAAACATTGCTGTGTCTGCACACACCAGTCTCAGCACAGGTGGGCTGTCACAGAAGAAGTGGTTCACCTTGTTGGTGCCACAGAATGGAAAGCTGAAGAGCCAAGTGGTCTGCACAGTAGCTATGGGAAAGCCTGGAAACCAGGAGGCAACAGCCAATTTGGCACGTGTCCTCTGGTTCATGATGACTGGGTAGTGCAAGGGATTGCAGATGGCTACATAGCGGTCATATGCCATGGTGGCCAGGAGGACGCATTCAGCAActccaaagaagaagaagaaatacgtCTGCATGGCACAGCCAAGGAAGGAGATGGTTGTGTCCCGGGCAAGCAGGGTCCCCAGCATCTTGGGCACGATGACTAGGTTGAAGCCAATCTCCAAGAAGGACAAGTTcctgaggaagaagtacatggggctGTGCAGCATGGGGTCAGCCAAGGTAACAAGAATGATGAGGCTGTTTCCCAATAGCGTGACCAGGTAGATGATTAGAAATGTCAGGAAGAGTAGTGACTGTATTTCAGTAGGTAGCGAAGAGAAGCTCATGAGGATAAACTCCCCAACTCTTGTCCGGTTTCCTTCTGCCATCAATACAGAAATGAATCTCCAGCTTCAGTCATGAAGAGAAATTCTTGATTGGAGGAATCAGAATCTTGGTTTGTTTATCAGACTCCTTTTTAGTGTCAGGAAAAGAGGCTGGGTTGGGATCTCAGTTGGAAAAGAAAGGGCCTTGAGCTGTCTAAGAATAAAACACAAGGAAGAATGGAGCCTGAGCTCTGGAAAGAGTTCATCATTTCCTATTGTTACTCTTTCATgatgtattttctgcttttttaccatattttctaaaacaaatcaTATCGTATTTACCCATGCCCATTTACTGTTGCACACTTAATACCTTTGAGATGGTGTTAAGAGTTATTTGCTCTCCCATGTTTATTGTGACATTAGTCACCATacctaagacatggaaacaatctaaatgtccgtcagtggatgaaaggataaagaaaatgtcacacacacatgcatacacacacacacacacacacacacaggaatattattcagtcattaaaaaaacaacctgccatttgcaacaaacagcatggatgaaccttgagggcattatgctaaataaaataagtcagacagggaaagacaaataacgtatgatctcacttatgtgtggaatctaaaagaaccAAACTCGTAGAAACAGATGGAGGGATATTGGTTAATGGGTACAAGTTTCCAGTTATAGGATAAATaaggggatataatgtacagtggtggtggtgactatagttaacaatattgtactaTATACAATACTTGCAAGagcagattttaaatgtttttaaaaatttttaatgtttatttattattgagagacagacagacagacaaagtgcgagcaggagaggagcagagaaagagggagacaaagaatccaaagcaggctccaggctctgagctcacagcacagagcctgacacagggctggaacccacaagccatgagatcatgacctgaggcaaagttggatgcttaactgactgagccacccaagtgacccagattttaaatggttttaaatgcatacatacacaccagGTAATTATGTGAGGTTTTGGATATGTGAACTAACCATAAtgtggtaaccatttcacaataCATTCATGCATCAAATCATCATACTGTATACCTTATACAATGttaaatatcaattatatctcagtaaagccaGAAATAAAGGAATTCGGAAGAACAACATATTTCTGCTGACAAGAAACATGACAAAACACAGTacattcaggttaaaaaaaatttgtagggGAGAATTAAGACTTATTATTataccataaaaataattaaaataaatcaacttgGTTTTCAAATCAT is a genomic window of Acinonyx jubatus isolate Ajub_Pintada_27869175 chromosome D1, VMU_Ajub_asm_v1.0, whole genome shotgun sequence containing:
- the LOC106986497 gene encoding olfactory receptor 10A2; its protein translation is MAEGNRTRVGEFILMSFSSLPTEIQSLLFLTFLIIYLVTLLGNSLIILVTLADPMLHSPMYFFLRNLSFLEIGFNLVIVPKMLGTLLARDTTISFLGCAMQTYFFFFFGVAECVLLATMAYDRYVAICNPLHYPVIMNQRTRAKLAVASWFPGFPIATVQTTWLFSFPFCGTNKVNHFFCDSPPVLRLVCADTAMFEIYAIVGTVLVVMIPCLLILCSYIRIAAAILKIPSAKGKHKAFSTCSSHLLVVSLFYVSLSLTYFRPKSNNSPESKKLLSLSYTVVTPMLNPIIYSLRNNEVKNALGRTFHKAFGLRICIP